One Setaria viridis chromosome 3, Setaria_viridis_v4.0, whole genome shotgun sequence DNA window includes the following coding sequences:
- the LOC140222188 gene encoding uncharacterized protein, translated as MGQASSALSSRLPKRRKLAASAPTVAVASPDDLPPRNSPEKWLATVAAWKAELRGFGSGHAPANYLKLRFDDVCGGDGCAALRAELAALGATAPSCVYARKLPAAQADLRHGRLSVGGKHLGRHITEALTDGELDAIIDDDRTGGLDVLVLGRDGQRYGFKCVYAEDTGFYRLTGAAEYERFMADSNVVKDVEEGKELFMELWAFRTPALRRKGGGGRPSVGGDHPDGALGMVILFFDLDADGLGDELFDDDSITIKQLLRHYPNKGSEEEATN; from the coding sequence ATGGGTCAGGCGTCTTCAGCTCTGTCAAGCCGCCTGCCGAAGAGAAGGaagctcgccgcctccgctccaaCGGTGGCAGTAGCGTCTCCCGACGATCTGCCGCCGCGCAACTCGCCGGAGAAGTGGCTGGCCACCGTGGCAGCGTGGAAGGCCGAGCTGCGGGGGTTCGGCAGCGGCCACGCGCCGGCCAACTACCTCAAGCTCAGGTTCGACGACGtatgcggcggcgacggctgcgCCGCGCTGCGGGCTGAGCTGGCGGCGCTGGGCGCGACGGCCCCGTCGTGCGTGTACGCCAGGAAGCTTCCCGCGGCCCAGGCCGACCTCAGGCACGGGCGCCTCTCCGTCGGCGGCAAGCACCTCGGCCGGCACATCACGGAGGCGCTCACGGACGGCGAGCTGGACGCCATCATCGACGACGACCGGACGGGGGGGCTCGACGTGCTGGTGCTCGGCCGCGACGGGCAGCGCTACGGCTTCAAGTGCGTGTACGCCGAGGACACCGGGTTCTACCGCCTGACCGGCGCCGCGGAGTACGAGCGCTTCATGGCGGACAGCAACGTGGTGAAAGACGTCGAGGAGGGCAAGGAGCTCTTCATGGAGCTCTGGGCGTTCCGCACGCCGGCGCTGCGccgcaagggcggcggcggcaggccgtcCGTCGGCGGCGACCACCCGGATGGGGCTCTCGGGATGGTCATACTGTTCTTCGACCTCGACGCGGACGGTCTGGGCGACGAGCTGTTCGACGACGACAGCATCACCATCAAGCAGTTGCTGAGGCACTACCCTAACAAAGGATCGGAGGAGGAGGCTACAAACTAG